Genomic window (Gottschalkia purinilytica):
GTAAAAGGATACGGAGAAGAGGAATTTAAAAATATAAGAAATTTTAAACTAATGCAATACACAGGACTAAAAGATATGAACGGAAAGGAAATCTATGAGGGAGATATAGTTGAATATTGCAATACTTTAACAGAGCTATCAGAAGTAATAGTTAGCAAAGTAATATATAGAAAAGGTTGCTTTGGAATAGAAGGATTTTTTAAAGGTAGTTTCA
Coding sequences:
- a CDS encoding YopX family protein, which produces MDTETKFRVWDKDRNEMYYLTDNTTENNSIMDMRIVFDELGICVFVKGYGEEEFKNIRNFKLMQYTGLKDMNGKEIYEGDIVEYCNTLTELSEVIVSKVIYRKGCFGIEGFFKGSFIAFSDISPEHIKIVGNVYEKEA